In Pseudomonas sp. R76, one genomic interval encodes:
- a CDS encoding aldehyde dehydrogenase family protein, with the protein MSAVLNGVFIGGEWRAGHGVLEVINPATEATLAHVSVGDASAVAQAVEAASAAFSDWSKSTGRDRGALLRKVAQGVREQREQLMQLQSSNNGKPLFEAGIDVDDVVATFEYYAGLCDAMDAAQDRPVALPSEDFSARLRREPCGVVGLIVPWNFPMVTTAWKLAPALAAGCCVVLKPSEVTPLAELQLARIIAEAGFPAGVFNLVCGTGLAVGAPLAADRRVAKVSFTGSNAVGVQVMQRAAETVKGVSLELGGKSSLLVLADADLDLAVELACGGGFFNAGQICSATSRVLVADSLADEFLQRLQARAEGIRVADPFAEDVEMGALINRAQYQRVLGHIQRGVEDGARLLCGGERPADLAKGYFLRPTVFTDVPLDSALWNEEIFGPVLCVRRFTTEAQAIALANDSDFGLVASVVSANAETAERVANALQAGLVWINAPQVIFPQTAWGGYKQSSIGRELGPWGLAAFQEIKHVIRAL; encoded by the coding sequence ATGAGCGCAGTACTGAACGGTGTGTTTATCGGTGGCGAGTGGCGCGCAGGCCATGGGGTTCTTGAAGTGATCAACCCGGCGACCGAGGCCACCTTGGCTCACGTCAGCGTGGGTGATGCGAGCGCCGTGGCCCAGGCCGTCGAGGCCGCCAGCGCAGCCTTCAGCGACTGGTCGAAAAGCACCGGCCGCGATCGTGGCGCCCTGCTGCGCAAGGTTGCCCAAGGTGTGCGTGAACAACGTGAACAGCTGATGCAGTTGCAGTCGAGCAACAACGGCAAGCCGCTGTTTGAAGCCGGCATCGATGTGGACGACGTGGTCGCCACCTTCGAGTATTACGCCGGTCTCTGCGACGCCATGGACGCCGCGCAGGACCGCCCGGTGGCGTTGCCCAGCGAGGATTTCAGTGCACGCCTGCGCCGTGAACCGTGCGGCGTGGTCGGCTTGATCGTACCCTGGAACTTCCCGATGGTAACCACCGCCTGGAAACTCGCCCCGGCCCTGGCCGCCGGCTGCTGCGTGGTGCTCAAGCCATCGGAAGTCACGCCACTGGCGGAGCTGCAATTGGCGCGAATTATTGCTGAAGCCGGGTTCCCGGCGGGTGTGTTCAACCTGGTCTGCGGCACCGGCCTGGCGGTCGGCGCACCGCTGGCAGCCGACCGTCGCGTGGCGAAGGTTTCCTTCACCGGCAGTAACGCCGTAGGCGTACAGGTGATGCAGCGCGCGGCGGAAACGGTCAAGGGCGTGAGCCTGGAACTGGGCGGCAAATCCTCGCTGCTGGTATTGGCGGACGCCGACCTCGACCTGGCAGTCGAACTGGCGTGTGGCGGTGGTTTTTTCAACGCCGGGCAAATCTGCTCGGCCACCAGCCGTGTGCTGGTGGCGGACAGCTTGGCGGACGAATTCCTGCAGCGTTTGCAGGCGCGGGCTGAAGGGATTCGCGTGGCTGACCCGTTTGCCGAGGATGTGGAAATGGGCGCGCTGATCAACCGTGCGCAGTATCAGCGGGTGCTCGGGCATATCCAGCGTGGCGTCGAGGATGGCGCGCGCCTGCTGTGCGGCGGTGAACGACCGGCGGACCTGGCGAAAGGCTATTTCCTTCGCCCCACGGTGTTTACCGATGTGCCGCTGGACAGTGCGTTGTGGAACGAAGAAATCTTCGGCCCGGTGCTGTGTGTCAGACGTTTTACCACTGAAGCGCAGGCCATCGCCTTGGCCAACGACAGCGATTTCGGCCTGGTCGCCAGTGTGGTAAGCGCCAACGCCGAAACCGCCGAACGCGTGGCCAACGCCTTGCAGGCCGGGCTGGTGTGGATCAACGCGCCGCAGGTGATCTTCCCGCAAACGGCGTGGGGCGGTTACAAACAAAGCAGCATCGGCCGCGAGCTGGGGCCGTGGGGGTTGGCGGCGTTTCAGGAGATCAAGCATGTGATCCGCGCGCTATAG
- a CDS encoding 5-guanidino-2-oxopentanoate decarboxylase has product MATCGEVLVNLLESYGVDQVFGIPGVHTVELYRGLARSNIRHVTPRHEQGAGFMADGYARTSGKPGVCFIITGPGMTNITTAMGQAYADSIPMLVISSVQSRSQLGGGRGKLHELPNQGAMIAGVAAFSHTLMSAAELPGVLARAFALFQAGRPRPVHIEIPLDVLVENADALLGSEPVSVARAGAAPSAVKQMSRLLAAAKRPLILAGGGAIEAAPELTRLAETLGAPVALTINAKGMLASAHPLLIGSTQTLVATRALVAEADVVLAIGTELAETDYDVTFAGGFEIPGALLRIDIDPDQTVRNYPPQVALVADAQIAADALLAELNTQTLPARDPHWGAQRVARLWAELTPTWDAATRAQTLFLNTVLEELPDAVLVGDSTQPVYSGNLTLNLDHPRRWFNSSTGYGTLGYALPAAIGAWLGRGDGQPVVCLIGDGGLQFSLPELASAVEARVPVIVLLWNNQGYEEIKKYMLNRAIEPVGVDIYTPDFIGVAKALGCAAERIQGIAHLRTALRAAADRQGPTLIEIDQALWMQEVAV; this is encoded by the coding sequence ATGGCGACCTGCGGCGAAGTATTGGTCAACCTCCTGGAAAGCTACGGCGTGGACCAGGTGTTCGGCATTCCCGGCGTGCACACCGTGGAGCTGTACCGTGGCCTGGCACGTTCGAATATCCGCCACGTCACCCCGCGCCACGAACAGGGCGCCGGGTTCATGGCCGACGGCTACGCGCGCACCAGCGGTAAACCCGGCGTGTGTTTCATCATCACCGGCCCCGGCATGACCAACATCACCACCGCCATGGGCCAGGCCTATGCCGACTCAATCCCGATGCTGGTGATTTCCAGCGTGCAGTCGCGCAGCCAATTGGGCGGCGGGCGCGGCAAGTTGCATGAGCTGCCGAACCAGGGCGCGATGATTGCGGGCGTGGCGGCGTTCTCGCATACCTTGATGTCAGCAGCGGAATTACCGGGCGTGCTGGCGCGCGCGTTTGCGCTGTTCCAGGCCGGGCGGCCGCGCCCGGTGCATATCGAGATTCCGCTGGATGTGTTGGTCGAAAACGCCGACGCCCTGCTCGGCAGCGAGCCGGTCAGCGTCGCGCGTGCCGGTGCTGCGCCGTCGGCGGTCAAGCAAATGAGCCGGCTGCTGGCGGCGGCAAAACGCCCGCTGATCCTCGCCGGTGGCGGCGCCATCGAGGCGGCCCCCGAATTGACGCGCCTGGCCGAAACCCTCGGCGCGCCGGTGGCCCTGACCATCAACGCCAAGGGCATGTTGGCGTCTGCGCACCCGTTGCTGATTGGCTCGACCCAGACGCTGGTCGCCACCCGCGCCCTGGTCGCCGAAGCCGATGTGGTGCTGGCCATTGGCACCGAACTGGCGGAAACCGACTACGACGTGACCTTCGCCGGTGGCTTCGAGATTCCCGGCGCGTTGCTGCGCATCGACATCGACCCCGACCAGACCGTGCGCAACTACCCGCCCCAGGTCGCACTGGTGGCGGATGCGCAGATTGCCGCCGACGCCTTGCTGGCCGAGCTGAACACCCAGACCTTGCCCGCGCGCGATCCACACTGGGGCGCTCAACGCGTCGCCCGCTTGTGGGCCGAATTGACGCCGACCTGGGACGCCGCAACCCGCGCGCAAACCCTGTTCCTCAACACCGTGCTGGAGGAATTGCCCGACGCCGTGCTGGTGGGCGATTCCACCCAGCCGGTGTACAGCGGCAACCTGACCCTGAACCTCGACCACCCACGCCGCTGGTTCAACTCTTCCACCGGCTACGGCACCTTGGGTTACGCCCTGCCCGCTGCGATTGGCGCGTGGTTGGGACGTGGCGACGGCCAGCCGGTGGTGTGCCTGATCGGCGATGGCGGCCTGCAATTCAGCCTGCCGGAACTGGCCAGCGCGGTCGAGGCACGCGTGCCGGTCATCGTGCTGCTGTGGAATAACCAGGGCTACGAAGAGATCAAGAAATACATGCTTAACCGCGCTATCGAGCCGGTCGGTGTAGACATCTACACCCCGGACTTTATTGGTGTAGCCAAGGCCTTGGGCTGCGCCGCCGAACGCATCCAGGGGATTGCGCACCTGCGCACGGCATTGCGCGCGGCGGCTGATCGCCAGGGGCCGACGCTGATTGAAATCGACCAGGCACTTTGGATGCAGGAGGTTGCGGTATGA
- a CDS encoding LysR substrate-binding domain-containing protein, with amino-acid sequence MKRLPPLPALHTFWVTAQCCNFTRAAEQLHITQGAVSRQIAGLESHLGYALFQRQARGLSLTEKGREWSLRAQQVFGLIADAVEQIGSRRETLQLKASTCVMRWLLPRLLQWQKERPDVPVELTTTVAYTVDFRREQFDAAVIYAPIAEQSAQARHLFDEQLTPVCAPGLLAGLHTPADLQQQVLLHPTRDERDWALWLKAANTRLSNLAQGHHFETLDLAMTVASQGSGVAIGDSALIGEDVKAGRLATPFELRVPTGMGYYLVYPPGTEPSAGLVALMEWLVSQAQQSSH; translated from the coding sequence ATGAAACGCCTGCCACCGCTGCCCGCGCTGCACACCTTTTGGGTCACGGCCCAGTGCTGCAATTTCACCCGCGCCGCCGAGCAACTGCACATCACCCAAGGCGCGGTGAGCCGGCAGATAGCCGGGCTCGAAAGCCATTTGGGCTACGCCTTGTTCCAGCGCCAGGCGCGGGGCTTGAGCCTGACCGAAAAGGGCCGCGAATGGTCGCTGCGTGCGCAGCAAGTCTTTGGCCTGATCGCTGACGCGGTGGAACAGATCGGCAGCCGCCGCGAAACCCTGCAACTCAAGGCCTCCACCTGCGTGATGCGCTGGCTGCTGCCGCGTTTGCTGCAATGGCAAAAGGAGCGCCCGGACGTGCCGGTGGAACTCACCACTACCGTCGCCTACACCGTGGACTTTCGCCGCGAGCAATTCGATGCGGCGGTGATCTATGCGCCCATCGCCGAGCAGTCGGCGCAGGCGCGGCACTTGTTCGACGAACAACTCACGCCGGTTTGCGCGCCGGGGCTCCTTGCAGGTTTGCACACACCGGCGGACCTGCAGCAACAGGTGCTGCTGCACCCCACGCGGGATGAACGCGATTGGGCGTTGTGGCTAAAGGCGGCGAATACACGGTTGAGCAACCTGGCCCAAGGGCATCATTTCGAGACGCTGGATTTGGCCATGACGGTGGCGTCCCAGGGCTCCGGGGTGGCGATTGGCGACAGTGCGTTGATTGGCGAGGATGTGAAAGCGGGGCGGTTGGCGACACCGTTTGAACTGCGGGTGCCGACGGGGATGGGGTATTACCTGGTGTATCCGCCGGGGACAGAGCCGTCTGCCGGATTAGTCGCCTTGATGGAGTGGTTGGTAAGCCAGGCACAACAGTCGTCACACTGA
- a CDS encoding NAD(P)-dependent oxidoreductase yields the protein MSKIAIIGATGRAGSQLLEEALRRGHSVTAIARNTDKLAARPGVTVKQVDALDANALQQAVSGNDVVISAAHFATLPASAVIGPVKKAGVKRLLVVGGAGSLLLPGGGRVIDSPGFPAEYKAEASAGAEFLETLRQEKELDWTFLSPSAEFVETERTGKFRVGQDDLLVSAEGRSWISFADYAIALIDEVESPKHSRQRFTVGY from the coding sequence ATGAGCAAGATCGCAATCATTGGTGCCACCGGCCGTGCCGGTAGCCAACTGCTGGAAGAAGCGCTGCGTCGTGGGCACAGCGTCACCGCCATCGCCCGTAATACCGACAAACTGGCGGCGCGCCCGGGCGTTACCGTCAAGCAAGTCGACGCCCTGGATGCCAACGCGTTGCAACAGGCTGTCAGCGGCAACGATGTGGTGATCAGTGCGGCGCACTTCGCCACGCTGCCGGCCAGTGCCGTGATCGGCCCGGTGAAAAAAGCCGGGGTCAAGCGCCTGTTGGTGGTCGGCGGTGCGGGTTCGTTGTTGTTGCCGGGTGGCGGGCGCGTGATCGACAGCCCTGGGTTCCCGGCCGAGTACAAGGCCGAAGCCAGCGCCGGTGCTGAGTTTCTGGAAACGCTGCGTCAGGAAAAGGAACTGGATTGGACCTTCCTGTCGCCGTCGGCGGAGTTCGTTGAGACTGAGCGCACCGGTAAATTCCGCGTCGGCCAGGATGACTTGCTGGTGAGCGCTGAAGGGCGCAGCTGGATCAGCTTTGCTGATTACGCGATTGCGTTGATTGACGAGGTTGAGTCGCCGAAGCACTCGCGCCAGCGTTTCACCGTCGGCTACTGA
- a CDS encoding MBL fold metallo-hydrolase has translation MISMLKRLATATAALAFAAHAAAADLKLDAYNPGESAMMPVSSVLVSGEHDVILVNAQFGNAQAEQLVTKIRASGKHLTTIYVSDGDPDYYFGLEVLTKAFPDAKVLATQPVVDHIKATAEQKLAFWGPKLGADAPSKTIVPQVLPGHTLTLEGKTLEVIGLDGAQPDRTFVWIPSIKAVVGGVVVFENTHVWMADTQTAKSHADWLTTLKRIEALKPHTVIPGHYLGTPTVQSVAFTADYIKAFDIETAKAKDSTALIAAMKKRYPNLADESSLELGAKVAKGEMKW, from the coding sequence ATGATCTCGATGCTCAAACGATTGGCCACCGCAACGGCCGCCCTGGCATTCGCCGCCCACGCGGCCGCCGCCGACCTGAAGCTCGACGCCTACAACCCCGGTGAGTCGGCGATGATGCCCGTCAGCTCGGTGCTGGTCAGCGGCGAACACGACGTCATCCTGGTAAACGCGCAATTCGGCAATGCTCAGGCTGAGCAACTGGTGACAAAGATTCGCGCCAGCGGCAAACACCTGACCACTATCTACGTCAGCGACGGCGACCCGGATTACTACTTCGGCCTTGAAGTGCTGACGAAGGCGTTCCCCGACGCGAAGGTACTGGCGACGCAGCCGGTGGTCGACCACATCAAGGCCACCGCCGAGCAGAAGCTCGCGTTCTGGGGCCCGAAACTGGGCGCCGACGCACCGAGCAAAACCATCGTCCCGCAGGTGCTACCAGGCCATACCCTGACCCTGGAAGGCAAGACGCTGGAAGTGATCGGCCTGGACGGTGCACAGCCGGACCGCACTTTTGTGTGGATCCCCTCGATCAAAGCGGTCGTCGGCGGTGTGGTGGTCTTTGAAAACACCCACGTCTGGATGGCCGACACGCAAACCGCCAAGTCGCACGCCGACTGGCTGACGACGCTTAAACGCATTGAAGCGCTGAAACCCCATACCGTGATTCCGGGCCATTACCTGGGTACACCGACGGTGCAGTCCGTGGCCTTCACCGCCGACTACATCAAAGCCTTCGATATCGAGACCGCCAAAGCCAAGGACTCCACCGCACTGATCGCCGCCATGAAGAAGCGTTACCCGAACCTTGCCGACGAGAGCAGCCTGGAGTTGGGCGCCAAAGTGGCCAAGGGCGAAATGAAGTGGTGA
- a CDS encoding LysR family transcriptional regulator, translating to MDRLQAMRVFVTVVDLGSQSAAADQLDLSRPVVSRYLAELEDWVGARLMHRTTRKLSLTAAGGEMLPRCRQMLELCNDMQSAVSEPDEAPRGQLRLSVSSSFGQAQLADAVAEFVKRYPLVSIDMQMLDRTVNLVDERIDLAIRTSFELDPNLIARKLTLCRSVICASPAYLLEHAQPQQVHDLVEHNCLTHSYFGKSLWHFTEHGEPVSVAVQGNISANEATTLLRVTLAGAGVARLPSYQAGDYIRRGELIRLLPEAEPQQMNVYAVYASRKHMPLALRSLLDFLVLRFPEEPVWDIGL from the coding sequence ATGGATCGTCTTCAAGCAATGCGGGTGTTTGTCACGGTAGTCGACCTGGGCAGCCAGTCAGCCGCCGCTGATCAGCTGGACCTGTCGCGGCCGGTGGTGTCGCGTTATCTGGCGGAGCTTGAGGATTGGGTCGGCGCTCGCTTGATGCACCGCACCACGCGCAAGCTCAGCCTCACTGCGGCCGGTGGCGAAATGCTGCCCCGTTGTCGGCAAATGCTCGAGTTGTGCAACGACATGCAGTCGGCCGTCAGTGAGCCGGACGAAGCGCCGCGCGGCCAGTTGCGGCTGAGTGTCAGCAGCTCATTCGGCCAGGCGCAGCTGGCGGATGCCGTGGCCGAGTTCGTCAAGCGCTACCCGCTGGTCAGTATCGATATGCAGATGCTCGACCGTACGGTGAACCTGGTGGATGAGCGCATCGACCTGGCGATCCGCACCAGTTTTGAGCTGGACCCCAACCTGATCGCGCGTAAACTCACGCTGTGCCGCTCGGTGATTTGCGCCTCGCCGGCGTACCTGCTGGAGCATGCACAGCCGCAGCAGGTGCACGACCTGGTTGAGCACAACTGCCTCACGCATTCCTACTTCGGCAAAAGTCTGTGGCACTTCACCGAACACGGCGAGCCGGTGTCGGTGGCGGTGCAGGGCAATATCAGCGCTAACGAGGCGACCACGCTGTTACGGGTGACGCTGGCCGGGGCGGGCGTGGCGCGGCTGCCCAGTTATCAGGCGGGGGATTACATTCGCCGCGGCGAACTGATTCGTTTACTGCCCGAGGCCGAACCGCAACAGATGAATGTTTACGCGGTGTACGCCTCGCGCAAACACATGCCGTTGGCGCTGCGCAGCCTGCTGGATTTTCTGGTGCTGCGCTTCCCTGAAGAACCGGTCTGGGACATCGGGCTCTGA